The genomic interval CGTTCCGGCTCGTCGACGGCCCGCTTGGCATCCGCGCCGAGGGCGAACGCGCGACAGCGTTCCCCGCCACACTCGCGACAGCGGCCACCTTCGACCCCGACCTCGCGCGCGAGCAGGGCGCGGCGATGGGCCGCGAAGCCCGCGCGCACGACCAGCACTCGCTGCTGGCCCCCGGCGTGAACATCGTCCGCGTGCCACATTGTGGCCGGAACTTCGAGTATCTCTCGGAGGACCCCGTTCTCGCGAGCGCCTTCAGCCGCGCGCTCGTCGACGGTATCGAGTCCGAAAACGTCGTCGCGACGGTGAAACACTTCGTCGCCAACAACCAGGAGACCCACCGCACCACCGTCAGCGCCGACGTGGACGAACGCACCCTCCGCGAGCTGTATCTCCCGCCGTTCCGCGCCGCCGTCGAAGCCGGCGTCGGCTCGGTGATGACCGCGTACAATCGGGTGAACGGCACACATATGAGCGACCACGCTCACCTCGTCGGGGACGTGCTCAAAGACGAGTGGGGCTTTTCGGGGTACGTCGTCTCCGACTGGTACGGGCTCGAAACAACTGTCGGCGCGGCAAACGCGGGTCTCGACCTGGAGATGCCGGGAGTACCATCGGGACCCGACGACGAGGACGAGGAGTTCGAGTGGCCCGACGGTATCCCCGACGGCAGCCACGCCGGTCTGTTCGGCGAGCCACTCGCCGCCGCCATCGACGACGGGTCGGTCCCCGCCGACCGGCTGGACGACATGGTCCGCCGCGTCCTCGGACAGATGGCCCGCATCGGCCTCTTTGCGGACTCGCGTCCGGACGGCGAACTGGACAGCCAGCGCCACCGGGACCTCGCGCGCGACATCTCGACTCGCGGCACCGTCCTGCTCGACAACGACGGCGTCCTCCCGCTGGCGGACGACACCGACGTCGCTCTCATCGGGCCGCACATCCACGAGGCGAAACTCGGCGGCGGCGGCTCTTCCGAGACGACGCCGTTCCACTCGGTCAGTCCGGTCGACGGGCTCACTGAGCGCGCCGGCGGCACAGTGGCCACTGCGCGCGGGATTCCCGAAATCGAGTCCGTCTCGCTGTTCGACCTGCTCCCGTTCGTCGATTCGGGCCACGAGAACGACGCCTCCAGCGCGCCCGACGGCGACCCCTCGCTCGACGACGCCGTGGCGGCCGCCGAAGCCGCCGACGTGGCCGTCGTGCTCGCCCGCGACGCGACCACCGAAGCCCGCGACAGGGACTCGCTCGCCCTGCCCGGCCAGCAGGACGAACTCGTCGAGGCCGTCGCCGCTGCCAACGACCGGACCGTCGTCGTGCTCCGGTCGGGCGGCCCCGTCGAGACGCCGTGGCGCGACGACGTCGCTGCCGTCGTCGAGCAGTGGTACCCCGGACAGGCGGACGGTGCCGCACTCGCGTCGGTGCTCTACGGCGACAGCGACCCCGGTGGCCGCCTTCCAGTGACGTTCGCGCCCGAGGGGAGCTATCTCACCAGCGACGAGCGGCGTTTCCCCGGCGAGGACGATGTGGCCCGCTACGACGAGGGCGTCTTCGTCGGCTACCGGCACTTCGATTCGGGCGACGACGAGCCTACCTACCCCTTCGGCCACGGCCACTCGTACGCGACCTTCGAGTACGGCGACGCCACCGTGGTCGGCGATGCCACTGTCGAACTATCGGTCCGGAACGTCGCCGACAGACCGGGCCGCGACGTCGTGCAGGCCTACGTCCGACCACCTGCCGTCGACGGTATCGACCGACCGGTCCGCGAGTTCGCCGCGGCCCAATCGGTGGCGCTCGACCCCGGCGAAACCGGAACCGTGACGCTCGAACTCGACGAGCTCGCGTTCTCGCGGTACGACGAGGGGTGGACGGTCGACAGCGGTCAGTATCGGGTCGAAGTCGGCCGGTCCAGCAGCGACGTGCGAGCCACGGTGGACCTCGACCGCTAGCGCGGCGGTCGAGAAAAGCTGCCTTCGACGGTGTTGTCACTCTGCGTAAATACGGAAAGCCCACTGAAGAGAGATGACTCTCTTCAGTAGGCTAAAAGACCGAATGAATGGTGGCGGCGAACCGGATTTC from Halomicroarcula saliterrae carries:
- a CDS encoding beta-glucosidase: MVTDIDGLVADLSRAEKLALVCGTNDPDGTATGYLPGVPRLDVPPFRLVDGPLGIRAEGERATAFPATLATAATFDPDLAREQGAAMGREARAHDQHSLLAPGVNIVRVPHCGRNFEYLSEDPVLASAFSRALVDGIESENVVATVKHFVANNQETHRTTVSADVDERTLRELYLPPFRAAVEAGVGSVMTAYNRVNGTHMSDHAHLVGDVLKDEWGFSGYVVSDWYGLETTVGAANAGLDLEMPGVPSGPDDEDEEFEWPDGIPDGSHAGLFGEPLAAAIDDGSVPADRLDDMVRRVLGQMARIGLFADSRPDGELDSQRHRDLARDISTRGTVLLDNDGVLPLADDTDVALIGPHIHEAKLGGGGSSETTPFHSVSPVDGLTERAGGTVATARGIPEIESVSLFDLLPFVDSGHENDASSAPDGDPSLDDAVAAAEAADVAVVLARDATTEARDRDSLALPGQQDELVEAVAAANDRTVVVLRSGGPVETPWRDDVAAVVEQWYPGQADGAALASVLYGDSDPGGRLPVTFAPEGSYLTSDERRFPGEDDVARYDEGVFVGYRHFDSGDDEPTYPFGHGHSYATFEYGDATVVGDATVELSVRNVADRPGRDVVQAYVRPPAVDGIDRPVREFAAAQSVALDPGETGTVTLELDELAFSRYDEGWTVDSGQYRVEVGRSSSDVRATVDLDR